One genomic window of Streptomyces sp. WP-1 includes the following:
- a CDS encoding sugar ABC transporter permease, whose amino-acid sequence MSLDKTSTPPEDSTPKDAVVENPEAASAAVTAVDPRLLVREQGLMGYWSEFKRKMKAGELGSMPVVVGLVIICVIFQVLNSNFLSAQNINDITITMVGTGMISVGIVFVLLLGEIDLSVGSVSGAASALAAVLAVNQGWPEWAAVLLAIASGAAIGALHGFFFAVLGAPAFAVTLAGLLFWLGFMLKVLGADGTINLDSDGLVGKLTTYYFSDVAAAYGLAVVVVAVFFLTSFLANRRREAAGVPSRPLSDTVLRTVLLAVISFAAAYMYNQYKGLPLATVIFLVFLIGSDFVLRRTPYGRRIFALGGSVEASRRAGINVTAVRISVFAISGGFAAIGGLFLASKIASANQSAGTGDLLMNAIAAAVIGGTSLFGGRGRTWNALLGVLVIVSIQYGLQLESIAEPVKYMITAAVLLTTVVIDSITRKTQKTAGRA is encoded by the coding sequence GTGAGCCTGGACAAGACCTCCACGCCTCCCGAGGACTCCACTCCCAAGGACGCCGTAGTGGAGAACCCCGAGGCGGCGTCCGCCGCGGTCACCGCGGTCGACCCCCGCCTCCTCGTCCGCGAACAGGGCCTGATGGGCTACTGGAGCGAGTTCAAGCGCAAGATGAAGGCCGGCGAGCTGGGCTCCATGCCCGTCGTCGTGGGCCTCGTGATCATCTGCGTGATCTTCCAGGTACTGAACTCCAACTTCCTGTCCGCGCAGAACATCAACGACATCACGATCACGATGGTCGGCACCGGGATGATCTCGGTCGGCATCGTCTTCGTGCTGCTGCTCGGCGAGATCGACCTGTCCGTCGGCTCGGTCAGCGGCGCGGCCAGCGCCCTCGCGGCCGTCCTCGCGGTCAACCAGGGCTGGCCGGAGTGGGCGGCCGTGCTGCTCGCCATCGCCTCCGGCGCCGCCATCGGCGCGCTGCACGGCTTCTTCTTCGCGGTGCTCGGCGCGCCCGCCTTCGCCGTCACCCTGGCCGGTCTGCTGTTCTGGCTCGGCTTCATGCTGAAGGTGCTGGGCGCGGACGGCACGATCAACCTCGACTCGGACGGTCTGGTCGGCAAGCTCACCACGTACTACTTCTCGGACGTGGCCGCCGCCTACGGGCTCGCCGTGGTCGTGGTCGCGGTGTTCTTCCTCACCTCGTTCCTCGCCAACCGGCGCCGGGAGGCCGCGGGCGTCCCGTCCCGGCCGCTCAGCGACACGGTCCTGCGGACCGTGCTGCTGGCCGTGATCTCGTTCGCCGCGGCGTACATGTACAACCAGTACAAGGGCCTGCCGCTGGCCACCGTGATCTTCCTGGTGTTCCTGATCGGCTCGGACTTCGTGCTGCGCCGCACCCCGTACGGCCGCAGGATCTTCGCGCTCGGCGGCAGCGTCGAGGCGTCCCGGCGCGCCGGTATCAACGTGACGGCGGTCCGCATCTCCGTCTTCGCGATCTCCGGTGGCTTCGCGGCGATCGGCGGCCTGTTCCTGGCCTCCAAGATCGCCTCGGCGAACCAGAGCGCCGGCACCGGCGACCTGCTCATGAACGCGATCGCCGCCGCCGTCATCGGCGGCACGTCCCTGTTCGGCGGCCGGGGCCGCACCTGGAACGCCCTGCTGGGTGTCCTGGTGATCGTCTCGATCCAGTACGGACTCCAGCTGGAGTCCATCGCCGAGCCGGTGAAGTACATGATCACCGCGGCCGTTCTGCTCACGACCGTCGTGATCGACTCGATCACCCGCAAGACGCAGAAGACGGCGGGCCGCGCCTGA
- the dxs gene encoding 1-deoxy-D-xylulose-5-phosphate synthase yields MPLLTRITGPRDLDRLSLEELDQLAGEIRTFLVEEVSKTGGHLGPNLGVVELTIALHRVFESPKDKVLFDTGHQSYVHKLLTGRQDFSRLKMKGGLSGYPAQAESAHDVIENSHASTVLGWADGIAKANQLMKRDSHVAAVIGDGALTGGMAWEALNNIAAAKDRPLVIVVNDNERSYAPTIGGLANHLATLRTTDGYERFLARTREVLEKTPVVGRQLYETLHGAKKGLKDFIAPQGMFEDLGLKYVGPIDGHDIEALESALARAKRFGGPVIVHCLTEKGRGYQPALQDEADRFHAVGKIHPDTGLPIAASGADWTSVFGEEMVRLGEEREDLVAITAAMLQPVGLDKFAKRFPERVYDVGIAEQHGAVSAAGLAHAGVHPVFAVYATFLNRAFDQVLMDVALHKCGVTFVLDRAGVTGTDGASHNGMWDMSILQVVPGLRMAAPRDADQVRAQLREAVAVEDAPTVVRFSKGAVGPAVPAVGRVGGMDVLREAGTERPDVLLVSVGALAPMCLEIAGLLDKQGISTTVVDPRWVKPVDEAMAPLAERHRVVVTVEDNSRVGGVGSTIAQALRDAGVDVPLRDFGIPPRFLDHASRAEVLTEIGLTAPDIARQVTGLVAKLDGRFDRTADPVDSVETARD; encoded by the coding sequence GTGCCGCTGCTGACCCGCATCACGGGACCGCGCGATCTGGACCGGCTCAGCCTGGAGGAGCTGGACCAGCTGGCAGGGGAGATCAGGACCTTCCTCGTGGAGGAGGTCTCCAAGACCGGCGGACACCTCGGCCCCAACCTCGGCGTGGTCGAGCTCACCATCGCCCTGCACCGGGTGTTCGAGTCCCCCAAGGACAAGGTGCTCTTCGACACCGGCCACCAGTCCTATGTGCACAAGCTCCTCACCGGCCGGCAGGACTTCTCCCGGCTGAAGATGAAGGGCGGCCTCTCCGGCTACCCCGCACAGGCCGAGTCCGCGCACGACGTCATCGAGAACAGCCACGCCTCCACGGTGCTCGGCTGGGCCGACGGCATCGCCAAGGCCAACCAGCTCATGAAGCGCGACAGCCACGTCGCCGCCGTCATCGGTGACGGCGCGCTGACCGGCGGCATGGCCTGGGAGGCGCTCAACAACATCGCCGCCGCCAAGGACCGCCCCCTCGTCATCGTCGTCAACGACAACGAGCGGTCGTACGCCCCCACCATCGGCGGCCTCGCCAACCACCTGGCCACCCTGCGCACCACCGACGGCTACGAGCGCTTCCTCGCCCGCACCCGCGAGGTGCTGGAGAAGACCCCCGTCGTCGGCCGCCAGCTGTACGAGACCCTGCACGGCGCCAAGAAGGGCCTGAAGGACTTCATCGCCCCGCAGGGCATGTTCGAGGATCTGGGCCTGAAGTACGTCGGCCCGATCGACGGCCACGACATCGAGGCGCTGGAGTCGGCGCTGGCCCGCGCCAAGCGCTTCGGCGGCCCGGTCATCGTGCACTGCCTCACCGAGAAGGGCCGCGGCTACCAGCCCGCCCTCCAGGACGAGGCCGACCGCTTCCACGCCGTCGGCAAGATCCACCCGGACACCGGCCTGCCGATCGCCGCCTCCGGCGCCGACTGGACCTCCGTGTTCGGCGAGGAGATGGTCAGGCTCGGCGAGGAGCGCGAGGACCTCGTCGCCATCACCGCCGCCATGCTCCAGCCGGTGGGCCTCGACAAGTTCGCGAAACGCTTCCCCGAACGGGTGTACGACGTCGGGATCGCGGAGCAGCACGGCGCCGTCTCCGCCGCGGGCCTCGCCCACGCGGGCGTCCACCCCGTCTTCGCCGTCTACGCCACCTTCCTCAACCGCGCCTTCGACCAGGTCCTGATGGATGTGGCGCTGCACAAGTGCGGCGTCACCTTCGTGCTCGACCGGGCCGGCGTCACCGGCACCGACGGCGCCTCCCACAACGGCATGTGGGACATGTCGATCCTCCAGGTCGTCCCGGGCCTGCGGATGGCCGCGCCGCGCGACGCCGACCAGGTGCGGGCCCAGCTGCGCGAGGCCGTCGCCGTGGAGGACGCGCCGACCGTGGTGCGCTTCTCCAAGGGCGCGGTCGGCCCCGCCGTCCCCGCCGTCGGCCGGGTCGGCGGCATGGACGTCCTGCGCGAGGCGGGCACCGAACGCCCCGACGTCCTCCTGGTCTCCGTCGGCGCCCTGGCCCCGATGTGCCTGGAGATCGCCGGCCTGCTCGACAAGCAGGGCATCTCCACCACCGTGGTCGACCCGCGCTGGGTCAAGCCCGTGGACGAGGCGATGGCCCCGCTGGCCGAACGGCACCGGGTCGTCGTCACCGTCGAGGACAACAGCCGGGTCGGCGGCGTCGGCTCCACCATCGCGCAGGCGCTGCGCGACGCGGGCGTCGACGTGCCGCTGCGCGACTTCGGCATCCCGCCGCGCTTCCTCGACCACGCCTCGCGCGCCGAGGTGCTCACCGAGATCGGGCTCACCGCGCCCGACATCGCCCGCCAGGTGACCGGACTGGTCGCCAAGCTGGACGGCCGGTTCGACCGTACGGCGGACCCGGTGGACTCCGTGGAAACCGCGCGCGACTAG